In Providencia hangzhouensis, the DNA window TTAATAATATCCGTATAATGAGTTCAGGCAGTAGCTATCTCGCGTTGAAGAAGCCATTCATCAAGTTCTAATTCTACCCAGCCAACAGACTGTTTTCCTAACTGCCGCTGCTTTGGAAAAGTGGGGTCATAGCGTTTTGACTTTGGGTTGAGCCAGTCATATATCGTCGCTCTTTTGATGCCAATTTTAGCTATAACAGCTGGAAGACGCAGGATTTTCATAGTTTGAGTGTGGGATATCATATTTTTACCTCTTTAAATTCTTACAATTCAAGTTCATTATTGAATAACGTTTTTTCTACCTGAGCCGATTGGCTGGTATGCAAAGGATTGTAATGAAGATGAACGATGTCTAAAATGTGCTTTAATGTGCATTTATTAATTACTTTTTTTGACACTAAATTATGCCAGCTCTAACTTCTCTACAAAAAGCAGCGTTTGATGCAATAGATACTCTTCATTTCAATCAAATTTTAATGAGTTTCGTATACGAAGAGCCGATCGAAGAGTGGTATCATTACATTCTTAACCGGATCAATGGAGAGATCCAAAAGAAAGGGATTACAGGAAAGCAAGCAGAAATAGCCAAACATTATATATTGGCTAATCTTGAAATTCACTTATCTGTTGATAATAAATATCTTTTGTATGTGGCTGAGAATGTTAAAAATAACAACATTGATGATGAGTCTTATAGCAAAGAGACTGCTAAGAAAGTTGTGGAACACGGAATAAATTTTAGCCTTGCCTATCTTTCCTTTATTGCTGATAAGAATGGTATTGATAGAGAATTTGTTAGCCAAGTCGTTGATGACTTGATAAATGATGATAAGGTTTCTTTATCAACAATGCCTTTTTTTATCAAATACAGGCTGACTGAATGTTGCTATGCATTTGAGTATCCAGATGCCCCTATAGGCTTTTATCATGAACTGGTGAGTCACGATATTATCCCGTGTGGCAAATATTCACCTAATATTGATAAAAATGTGAAGGAATCTGGCTTAGAGCTATCACTGTTGTTCATTCGTGCTGGTTTACTTTTTGAGTTTAGGATGCTGCAAAGTGCGATTAGAACAATGATATCTGTTGATTTAAAGAACGAGATTTTTTTTACTAAACATGATTCCGATGTATATCATATTAATCGTAGGATGATAGCAGATTATTATAAAAGGCCTATTAATTTTCAGTGTAACGAATATGTGTCGGAAATAGATGCTGAAAAATTACTTAAAAATATGAGCAAATTTTACGTTCATAAACGAATGTTTAGTGGTACGCAGGGGAGTTGGCTGGGAACGTTGGGAGCTTTTGATATTGAGGCTAGTCGCTGGAATGAGCCAAACAAAGCAATTTATGATGAGGCTGATAATAATCTTACGATTTCAGAGAAGGTTAAATCAAAGCTTTTAGATTACGGTTTTAGTGTATCAGCAAGAAGTTTGTATCTGAGGCATAAAGCAATAAGGCAAGATAATTACTCTAAAATCCAGCGTTACTACTATTTCTTAATAAAACAAGAGTTTGGGCCTCCTTGGAATAATAACTATTATTATAACTTAGCCCTTGAATATAAAAAGAAAGATTTGAGTGAATAGAGTTTGTTTATTATTTTTCTATGAAACGGAGGATAAATAATGTTCACTGGGTTGGTTAACTTTTGGATAACTAGCGTTTTTTGCGTCTCCTGTCGCTACCACTAGGCTTGTTATAAAGGTACAATCAGTTAACTTTTTTAATATACAATGTGCTGATTACAATGACTAATAACAATTTCTCTTCAACAGCGGCATTTCTATGGTCAGTAGCTGACCTGTTACGTGGTGACTTCAAGCAATCTCAATACGGACGCATCATTCTCCCTTTCACTCTGCTAAGACGCTTAGAGTGTGTGCTTGCTGCTACAAAGGCTGATGTTCTGGCTAAATACGACGCAGTAAAATCAATGCCGATTGAAGCGCAGGACAAACTACTTACCCATGCTGCGCAGTTAAGTTTTTATAACACCTCAAAAATGGATTTGAACCGTCTTGGTGAAACTGGTGTAGCAAATAATCTTCAGAACTACATTCAATCATTTAGCCCAAATGCCCGTGAGATTTTTGAGCACTTCGACTTTTTCAATACCATTGATAAATTGGAAGAAGCCGATCTGCTTTATAAAGTTGCAAAACGTTTTGCGACTACCGATCTTCACCCTGACACCATTAGCAACTACGGTATGGGTTTAGTGTTTGAGGAGCTTATTCGACGCTTTGCCGAAAGCTCGAATGAAACAGCAGGGGAACACTTTACCCCAAGAGATATTGTTGAGCTGACAACGTCATTGCTTTTCACTAACGAAGAAGAGTTAACCAGCTCGGGTTTAGTTCGCTCAATTTACGACCCTACTGCAGGAACAGGTGGCTTCTTATCGTCTGGTATGGAGTATGTCCACAAACTCAATGAGAAAGCCTCTTTATCTGCATTCGGTCAAGAGCTGAACCCAGAGTCATACGCAATCTGTAAAGCAGATATGCTGATTAAGGGGCAGAAGGTCGATAACATCAAGCTGGGCAATACCTTATCGAATGACCAGCTCCGCAATGATAAGTTTGACTATATGCTATCTAATCCGCCCTTTGGTGTGGATTGGAAGAAAATCCAAAAATACATCACTGATGAACATACCCAAAAAGGTTTTGAAGGCCGCTTTGGTGCGGGCTTACCACGAGTGTCTGATGGTTCATTACTGTTTTTGATGCACCTGATTAGTAAAATGCGCCCTGAAAGTGAAGGTGGTTCACGTATTGGTATCATCCTGAATGGTTCACCACTTTTTACTGGCGGAGCTGGTAGCGGTGAGAGTGAAATTAGACGCTATATTCTGGAAAATGACTTACTCGAAGCGATTGTGGCATTGCCTACTGATATGTTCTACAACACGGGTATTGCCACTTATATTTGGGTGTTATCTAACCATAAGCCAACTGCTCGCAAAGGCAAGGTTCAATTAATTAATGCGTCAAAAGAACGCGCTAAAACAGGCGGGCGCGGGCGTAGTGGTGGCAGTGAAGTCGAAGGCGATGATGAAAACGTGTTTTATGCAGCCATGCGTAGATCACTAGGTAGTAAACGTAAAGAACTGACAGAAGAAGCGATTGAGACAATTGTGCAAACATACGGTCAGTTTGTAGAAAATGATTTTAGTAAAATCTTTGATTACAAAGCATTTGGCTATCGACGAATTACGGTTGAACGTCCACTGAAATTAGCTATTTTCCCGAAAGATGCTATACGCCTCGAAGCTCTGCAAGCAGATAGTGTTTGGCAGAAAATGGATGAACCCATTCAACAAACTATTCTTGACGCGCTAGCGTCATTTGAAGGCGAAAAATATTTGTCTCGTGATAAATTCCTCAAGCAGCTAAAAAGCAAGCTGGTGGATGTTAAACTAAGCGCAGTACAACTAAAACTGATTGTCAAACACCTTGGTGAGTACGACGATGAAGCTGAAGTGTGCAAAGCCAAAGGCCAGATTGAAGCTAACCCTGATTTACGCGACAACGAAAACGTACCACTCACTGAAAATATTACTGATTATTTTGCTCGAGAAGTTCTGCCACACGTACCGGATGCGTGGATTGATAAAAGCAAGCTGGACCCGAAAGATGGTGACGTGGGTATAGTGGGTTATGAAATTCCGTTCAATCGCCATTTCTATGTTTATGAGCCACCGAGAGCATTAGAAGAGATTGATGCGGAGTTGGATGCGATATCAGCTGAGATTATGCAATTGCTTAATGAGGTGCATTCATAATGGCGGGGCGCTATAAGGTATATCCTGAGTATAAGGAGTACAACTCAGCGTGGTTCGACTTTCTCCCAAGTCATTGGCAGTCAGTTAGCTTGAAGTGGACTTCACACCTTTATTCAGGTGGAACACCAAGTAAAGACAATTTATCGTTCTGGGAAAATGGTTCAATTCCTTGGTTAAACTCTGGCGCAGTGAACCAAAGCCTAATTGAAAAACCATCAGCATTTATTACTAGAGATGCTTTTAATAATAGTAGTGCTAAGTGGATTCCAAAAGAATCGTTGGTAATGGCTTTAGCTGGTCAAGGAAAGACTAAAGGAATGGTTGCTCAACTAGCTATTGATTCTACGTGTAATCAGTCAATGGCAGCTATTGTTCCAAGTAAGGATATATCTTCTCGCTTTTTATTTTGGTGGCTAACTAGCAATTATCAAAAAATTCGAAACATGGCTGGAGGGGATCTGAGGGATGGTCTCAACTTAGAGCTACTAGGAAGTATCAGTTCTCCTATTTTCGACCGTAAAGAACAACAAAAAATCGCTAATTTCCTCGATCATGAAACAGCCAAGATAGACACTTTAATAGCTAAGCAAGAAAAATTGATTGAGCTGTTAAAAGAAAAACGCCAAGCGGTGATTTCTAACGCTGTGACCAAAGGACTTAACCCAGATGTACCAATGAAAGACTCAGGCGTGGAATGGTTGGGTGAAGTACCGGAACATTGGGATATGAAAAGGTTGAAGTATATTGGTGAAGCGAGAAACGGGCTTACTTATTCGCCTGATGATGTTGTTACTCAGGAGGAGGGCGTTTTAGTTTTAAGATCTTCAAATATCCAAGGTGCGAGATTAAGTTTTTCTGATAATGTTTACGTCAATATGGATATTCCTATTCGTATTAGAACCAAAGAAAATGACTTGCTAATTTGTTCAAGGAACGGCAGCAGGCAACTTATCGGTAAAAATGCACTAATTACAAAAGAGGCTGTTGATATGGCTTTTGGTGCATTTATGGTTGTTTTCAGAAGTAAGTTAAATCCTTATTTATATTGGGTATTAAACTCCCCATTGTTTGAATACCAATCTGGCTCATTTTTAACATCCACTATAAATCAATTGACGATCAGCAATCTTGAAAGTATGGAGATTCCTCTTCCTCCAGAATGTGAACAAGAAGAGATCAAAAGCTATCTTATCAAGAAAAGTGAGTACTTTGATGATTTAACCAGTAAGACACTTCAAAAAATTAACTTATTGAAAGAACGTAAAACAGCTCTTATCTCAGCCGCAGTTACAGGAAAAATTGATGTACGTGATTGGCAACCAAAAGGAATTCAAGAATGAGTCGTTTTGAAAATAAAATTGATGCAAATAACCGTTCTATTTTAGAAGTGCTTGATAATAAAAAATACACAGTTGATTACTATCAGCGTGAATATAGCTGGGAGCAGACTCACATAGAGCAGCTTGTTACTGATTTGTGTAATGCATTTTTGGATAACTACGACTCTGAGCATCAACGCCAAGATGTAGCCGATTATAATAGTTACTACTTAGGCCCTTTTGTCCTTAGTGAAAAGTCGGGTAAACGCAGTATTATCGATGGTCAGCAACGTTTAACGTCACTAACATTATTTTTGATTTATCTGAATAATAAACAACGAGAACTTGGTCTAAAAGAAGCCATTTCAGGTATGATTTTTTCTGAGAAATTTGGAGTGAAATCATTCAATA includes these proteins:
- a CDS encoding AlpA family phage regulatory protein; the protein is MISHTQTMKILRLPAVIAKIGIKRATIYDWLNPKSKRYDPTFPKQRQLGKQSVGWVELELDEWLLQREIATA
- a CDS encoding restriction endonuclease subunit S; the encoded protein is MAGRYKVYPEYKEYNSAWFDFLPSHWQSVSLKWTSHLYSGGTPSKDNLSFWENGSIPWLNSGAVNQSLIEKPSAFITRDAFNNSSAKWIPKESLVMALAGQGKTKGMVAQLAIDSTCNQSMAAIVPSKDISSRFLFWWLTSNYQKIRNMAGGDLRDGLNLELLGSISSPIFDRKEQQKIANFLDHETAKIDTLIAKQEKLIELLKEKRQAVISNAVTKGLNPDVPMKDSGVEWLGEVPEHWDMKRLKYIGEARNGLTYSPDDVVTQEEGVLVLRSSNIQGARLSFSDNVYVNMDIPIRIRTKENDLLICSRNGSRQLIGKNALITKEAVDMAFGAFMVVFRSKLNPYLYWVLNSPLFEYQSGSFLTSTINQLTISNLESMEIPLPPECEQEEIKSYLIKKSEYFDDLTSKTLQKINLLKERKTALISAAVTGKIDVRDWQPKGIQE
- a CDS encoding type I restriction-modification system subunit M, whose amino-acid sequence is MTNNNFSSTAAFLWSVADLLRGDFKQSQYGRIILPFTLLRRLECVLAATKADVLAKYDAVKSMPIEAQDKLLTHAAQLSFYNTSKMDLNRLGETGVANNLQNYIQSFSPNAREIFEHFDFFNTIDKLEEADLLYKVAKRFATTDLHPDTISNYGMGLVFEELIRRFAESSNETAGEHFTPRDIVELTTSLLFTNEEELTSSGLVRSIYDPTAGTGGFLSSGMEYVHKLNEKASLSAFGQELNPESYAICKADMLIKGQKVDNIKLGNTLSNDQLRNDKFDYMLSNPPFGVDWKKIQKYITDEHTQKGFEGRFGAGLPRVSDGSLLFLMHLISKMRPESEGGSRIGIILNGSPLFTGGAGSGESEIRRYILENDLLEAIVALPTDMFYNTGIATYIWVLSNHKPTARKGKVQLINASKERAKTGGRGRSGGSEVEGDDENVFYAAMRRSLGSKRKELTEEAIETIVQTYGQFVENDFSKIFDYKAFGYRRITVERPLKLAIFPKDAIRLEALQADSVWQKMDEPIQQTILDALASFEGEKYLSRDKFLKQLKSKLVDVKLSAVQLKLIVKHLGEYDDEAEVCKAKGQIEANPDLRDNENVPLTENITDYFAREVLPHVPDAWIDKSKLDPKDGDVGIVGYEIPFNRHFYVYEPPRALEEIDAELDAISAEIMQLLNEVHS